A region of Massilia sp. WG5 DNA encodes the following proteins:
- a CDS encoding HAMP domain-containing sensor histidine kinase → MRLSLRLKVALALFAAAIVLLAAQTLGVRTLAESQEERLIHAIIDDDMRSLLQGYRDEPASLPPVDPAFGARVSQEGGSWFPLPADLTSLPLGIHEVMVGGREVHVAVVRFGDERIYRAYDYSVYEEHFKEGIDTLMIVTALFMLPSVWMAYWLSGLLVRQVGGLARQVRALRSGAASAIDPGAYDEREVAELAVAVNDYHRRMAAMVEREKEFTANVSHELRTPLTRIRTSCELLEPVALSLDAKSRQRLLQIEQAAEDMHALVDCLLALAREESGTAVPASLAAVVEATLERCADRLDRQAVRPVIEVPAGVRVPAEAAALGIVLSNLVDNALRHTEDGEIRFLWREGTLCIEDTGTGIAPEALPHVFERFYRAPGGRGGGFGIGLAIVKKICDRHGWRIAVESANGSETARGTRVLLGLEAGEAHELHENLTNS, encoded by the coding sequence ATGCGCCTTAGCCTGCGCCTGAAGGTCGCGCTGGCGCTGTTCGCCGCGGCCATCGTGCTGCTGGCCGCGCAGACGCTGGGCGTGCGCACGCTCGCGGAATCGCAGGAAGAACGGCTGATCCATGCGATCATCGACGACGACATGCGCAGCCTGCTGCAGGGCTACCGGGACGAGCCTGCCTCGCTGCCGCCGGTGGACCCGGCCTTCGGCGCACGCGTATCGCAGGAAGGCGGAAGCTGGTTTCCCCTTCCCGCCGACCTGACCTCGCTGCCGCTGGGTATCCATGAAGTGATGGTCGGCGGGCGCGAGGTCCATGTCGCGGTGGTGCGCTTCGGCGACGAACGGATCTATCGCGCCTACGACTACAGCGTCTACGAAGAGCACTTCAAGGAGGGCATCGACACCCTGATGATCGTCACCGCGCTGTTCATGCTGCCCTCGGTCTGGATGGCCTACTGGCTGTCCGGGCTGCTGGTGCGGCAGGTTGGCGGACTGGCCCGGCAGGTACGGGCCCTGCGCTCGGGCGCCGCCTCCGCCATCGATCCGGGCGCCTACGACGAACGCGAGGTGGCCGAGCTGGCCGTGGCCGTCAATGACTACCATCGGCGCATGGCCGCGATGGTGGAGCGCGAGAAGGAGTTCACCGCCAACGTCAGCCACGAGCTGCGCACGCCGCTCACCCGGATCCGCACCAGCTGCGAACTGCTGGAGCCGGTCGCGCTATCGCTCGACGCCAAGTCGCGCCAGCGCCTGCTGCAGATCGAACAGGCGGCCGAGGACATGCACGCCCTGGTCGATTGCCTGCTCGCGCTGGCCCGCGAGGAATCCGGCACGGCGGTGCCGGCATCGCTGGCGGCGGTGGTCGAAGCCACCCTCGAGCGCTGTGCCGACCGCCTCGACCGGCAAGCGGTCCGGCCCGTGATCGAGGTGCCCGCCGGCGTGCGCGTCCCGGCCGAAGCCGCCGCCCTCGGCATCGTGCTGTCGAATCTGGTCGACAACGCCCTGCGCCACACCGAGGACGGCGAGATCCGCTTCCTCTGGCGCGAGGGCACGCTGTGCATCGAAGACACCGGCACCGGCATCGCGCCGGAAGCCCTGCCCCACGTCTTCGAGCGCTTCTACCGCGCGCCCGGCGGCCGCGGGGGCGGCTTCGGCATCGGCCTGGCGATCGTCAAGAAGATCTGCGACCGCCACGGCTGGCGCATCGCCGTCGAGAGCGCGAACGGTTCGGAAACAGCAAGGGGGACGCGCGTCCTGCTCGGGCTGGAAGCCGGCGAAGCGCATGAACTTCATGAAAACTTGACGAATTCTTGA
- a CDS encoding bifunctional UDP-4-keto-pentose/UDP-xylose synthase translates to MKKVLILGVNGFIGHHLSKRILETTDWEVYGMDMNSDRISELLDHPRMHFFEGDITINQEWVEYHVKKCDVILPLVAIATPSTYVQQPLKVFELDFEANLPIVRSAAKYKKHLVFPSTSEVYGMCHDGEFDPENSELVYGPINKPRWIYACSKQLMDRVIWGYGMEGLNFTLFRPFNWVGAGLDSIHTPKEGSSRVLTQFFGHIVRGETISLVDGGHQKRAFTYIDDGIEALMKIIENRDSKASGQIYNIGNPSNNYSIRELAGMMLELAAEYPEYAAGAAKVQIVETSSGAYYGAGYQDVQNRVPKIENTMKDLEWAPRTTMADALRGIFDAYRGQVGVARGLVE, encoded by the coding sequence ATGAAAAAAGTCCTCATCCTCGGCGTCAACGGCTTCATCGGCCACCACCTGTCCAAGCGCATCCTCGAGACCACCGACTGGGAAGTCTACGGCATGGACATGAATTCGGACCGTATCAGCGAGCTGCTCGACCATCCGCGCATGCACTTTTTCGAAGGCGACATCACGATCAACCAGGAATGGGTCGAGTACCACGTCAAGAAGTGCGACGTGATCCTGCCGCTGGTGGCGATCGCCACGCCGTCGACCTATGTGCAGCAGCCGCTCAAGGTGTTCGAACTCGACTTCGAAGCCAACCTGCCGATCGTGCGCTCGGCCGCCAAGTATAAAAAGCACCTGGTGTTCCCGTCGACCTCGGAAGTGTATGGCATGTGCCACGACGGCGAATTCGATCCGGAGAACTCGGAGCTGGTCTACGGCCCGATCAACAAGCCGCGCTGGATCTATGCCTGCTCGAAGCAGCTGATGGACCGCGTGATCTGGGGCTACGGCATGGAAGGCCTGAACTTCACCCTGTTCCGCCCGTTCAACTGGGTCGGCGCCGGCCTGGATTCGATCCACACCCCGAAGGAAGGTTCGTCGCGCGTGCTGACCCAGTTCTTCGGTCACATCGTGCGCGGCGAGACCATCTCGCTGGTCGACGGCGGCCACCAGAAACGCGCCTTCACCTACATCGATGACGGCATCGAGGCGCTCATGAAGATCATCGAGAACAGGGACAGCAAGGCCAGCGGCCAGATCTACAACATCGGCAACCCGTCGAACAATTATTCGATCCGCGAGCTGGCCGGCATGATGCTGGAACTGGCCGCCGAGTATCCGGAATACGCCGCCGGCGCCGCCAAGGTGCAGATCGTCGAGACCAGCTCGGGCGCCTACTACGGCGCCGGCTACCAGGACGTGCAGAACCGCGTGCCGAAGATCGAGAACACGATGAAGGACCTCGAGTGGGCGCCTCGCACCACCATGGCGGACGCCCTGCGCGGCATCTTCGACGCCTACCGCGGCCAGGTCGGCGTCGCGCGCGGACTGGTCGAGTAA